In Bradyrhizobium sp. 170, the DNA window AGCGAACCAGCGCTTCGTCAGGAATTATGCCGACAAGTTCGGGATGCACCTCGCCCATGACTATGAAGAGCAACGATGAAATGTCGGCATCGACAAGTTGGCGCATCAAATCGACATAGTTGCGCCTGACGAGACCACTATCCATGTGCGTGCCGTCATCAAAAACATGCACCAGGAAAACGCGGAACTGCAGCGCACGCAAGCGTCTTAGATCCCGCCCGTTCATTCCTACCAGGGTTGTGAAAATTCGGATTCCATGGCCACACGCATAGGCATGCTCAACCATTTCGGTGCAAGCCGGATTGAGCCAAGGCTCCGAATACCCGGAAAAGCTGATCTCGACAGCTGCTGGTACGCGCGCCAGACATCGCTTGAAATCTTGGAGAGAAAGATGCTTCACGTCGGATATCGCTCTTTGCCGTTCGGCAAACTTGTCCTGCGGGCAATAAGAACATCCGACGACACAGTCCGTTGTCGTAGTTATCTCCAAGATCCTGCCGCCACTGATTGCGGAACGCAGCTCCTGTAGAGTCATCGATTCTATATTGTCCACTTCCGCGCTCCGCGTTTGAACAAAGACACCTTGAGGGGACCGTCGATTTGCATCTCATGCCGGTTCGCTCATGCATCATTCTCGATTCGTCGCCCATCAGCGCGACACGGCACGGTCGCAAGCGCGGTCGCGACAGATGAAGAAAGCGCCACGGCTCTCTCCCCTTAGCGCCCTAGTCCAGCAGGATTGGACGGCTGCCGAATGCACATGCGTCGATGGGATTGGTCTAACGTCTCGTTTATTCCAACAAGCATCACTCATGCCATTGGCGGTACTGTCCATAACTCGACACGTCCGCGATAAATGTCGTCCCAAATGCCCAACCGAAGCGCAACTCTACGCGATCGATAGCGTACAATATGACGCTACGTACGATTCAAGCTCTCTCGAAAATGAGTTGAATGGCAGCTTTCTTATGAAATGTGACGGTGTAGCCGCCGCCCCGAGCGCCACGTCATCATGATCAACGTGGTCGGCATCGACCCGCGAAGTTCCGATTGTGAGTGCCCTTGGCCCCAGTCGAGAATGCAAAGTCCCTTCACCTTCATGCAGCAAATTGCGAGTTTCATCAGTTGAAAACGCTACCCAACATAGGAGTGAGCTGGCGCGATTTGCGCGACCCGGGCT includes these proteins:
- a CDS encoding SPASM domain-containing protein; this translates as MDNIESMTLQELRSAISGGRILEITTTTDCVVGCSYCPQDKFAERQRAISDVKHLSLQDFKRCLARVPAAVEISFSGYSEPWLNPACTEMVEHAYACGHGIRIFTTLVGMNGRDLRRLRALQFRVFLVHVFDDGTHMDSGLVRRNYVDLMRQLVDADISSLLFIVMGEVHPELVGIIPDEALVRSRPPRSRAGNGEKMVGARQPIVGALTCPDERQYRNVLLPNGDVTFCCMDFERRHVLGNLLRDRYKDLFEGAAFCNIADRMNGTEGFLLCRSCEFAEPITSEC